GCCCCCATCGCCTCGGCGCGCGCCAGCTTCTCCGGGCTGCCCGAGGTGACGAACACCTTCATGCCCAAAAGCTTCGCGATCTGGAGGGCGGCCACCGCCACGCCGCCGCCGATGCCGACGATCAGCAGCGTCTCGCCGGGGAGGACGCGCGCCTTGCCGACCAGCATCCGCCACGCCGTGACGAAGGTCAGCGGGAACGCCGCCGCCTCCTCCCAGGAGAGGGCGGGCGGCTTGGGGAAGGCGTTCTCCGCCGGGACGACGACGTACTCCGCGAAGGTCCCCGGCAGGTGCTCCCCGACGAGCCCGAACGAGACGCACAGGGAGTGCTCCCCGTCCCGGCAATACTCGCAGCTCCCGCAGCTCACCCCCGGATTCAGGACGACTTCGTCCCCGGCCTTCAGTGAGGCCACTCCCGGCCCCGCCGACTCGACCGTCCCCGCGCCGTCGGCGCCCAGCACGTGCGGCATCGCCGGCGCGATCCCCGGGATGCCGTTGCGCACGAAAATGTCGAGGTGGTTCAACGCGGCCGCCCGCACTTTCACGCGCACCGTTCCCGGCCCGGGGGCGGGATCCGGCAGATCTCCGAACTCGACCTTTTCCGGGCCGCCGTGCTCCCGTATGAACGCCGCCTTCATCCTGTCCCTCCGTGATCCTTCAGGTCGCGTCCGGGCCGTCCTTCCGCCGCATCGGGCGGTAAAGGATCTCCGGCGGGATGTCGGACGCGTCGATCATCGTCCCCTGCTTCTTCTTCGAGGAGATGCCGCGGATGAGGGTCAGCAGCTCGCGGACGTTCCCCGGCCAGTCGTACGGCTCGAGGACGGAGAGCGCGGCGGGAGTGAATCCCTTCAGCGGCTTCTTCCTCTCGTGGTTCACTTCCTCGAGGAAATGATGCAGCAGCAGCGGGACGTCCTCCTTCCGTTCCCGCAGCGGCGGCACGCGGACGGTCCCGGTCTCCAGCATGGCCGCCATCCGGTCGGGAACGATGCCGCGCAGCCGGAGCTCCTCGACCGGGAGCGTGGAGGAGGCGATGAAACGGACATCCAGAGCGG
This window of the Thermodesulfobacteriota bacterium genome carries:
- a CDS encoding zinc-binding dehydrogenase; this encodes MKAAFIREHGGPEKVEFGDLPDPAPGPGTVRVKVRAAALNHLDIFVRNGIPGIAPAMPHVLGADGAGTVESAGPGVASLKAGDEVVLNPGVSCGSCEYCRDGEHSLCVSFGLVGEHLPGTFAEYVVVPAENAFPKPPALSWEEAAAFPLTFVTAWRMLVGKARVLPGETLLIVGIGGGVAVAALQIAKLLGMKVFVTSGSPEKLARAEAMGAAAGIDHSKADYSREIRKLTGKRGVDVVLDSVGKATWKQSIASAARGGRLITCGATTGSDPQTDLARIFWNQLTVYGSTMGSRGEFAAMLKIFEEGKVRPVVDAAFPLSRARDAMESLEGKRQFGKIVLRID